The following proteins are co-located in the Sphingomonas morindae genome:
- a CDS encoding phospholipase D family protein, giving the protein MQIALLDAKKIARRLTALIEKHERISIAVAWGDLTDVAESLLAAKAKFESVLLGADFSATDPDLIDRLVDVPGAFVAKNRPGCFHPKIFYFQSGAKAEAIVGSANFTKGGLGSNHEASVHVKGAADDTFFEQVRDQLAGYAPLHLPITRKLADSYRRQAEAARKAPRPKNPVLPAEAKDWARITSPLATMSWRDFVKLARKDTHHDFKKRMKLVREIQQMFAKSASFADLSVAEWKGIAGVLGGIEAEAAGLDDFDWGWFGSMGGAGTFAERIGQQNAALAAALDSIPKRGAVTQTQFSVYVQAFTDAFSGSSRTARLGPATRLLAMKRPDVFVCVNGGNKPGLAVALDFRPTMLTLDNYWDWVIEPIRQAPWYNAARPTGRDMELWDARVAMLDAIYYAPTT; this is encoded by the coding sequence ATGCAAATCGCATTATTGGACGCAAAGAAGATCGCGCGCCGTCTGACCGCGCTCATCGAAAAGCATGAACGGATCTCCATTGCCGTCGCGTGGGGCGACCTGACCGATGTCGCCGAGAGCCTGCTCGCCGCCAAGGCCAAGTTCGAGTCCGTCCTCCTTGGCGCCGACTTCTCGGCCACCGATCCCGATTTGATCGACCGCCTTGTCGATGTTCCGGGCGCCTTCGTCGCCAAGAACCGGCCGGGCTGCTTCCATCCGAAGATCTTCTACTTTCAATCCGGCGCCAAGGCCGAGGCGATCGTCGGCAGCGCCAATTTCACCAAGGGAGGTCTCGGATCGAACCATGAGGCCAGCGTCCATGTGAAGGGCGCGGCCGACGATACCTTCTTCGAACAGGTGCGTGACCAGCTCGCGGGCTATGCGCCGCTTCACCTGCCGATCACCCGCAAGCTCGCGGATAGCTATCGCCGTCAGGCCGAGGCCGCGCGCAAAGCGCCGAGGCCGAAGAACCCGGTCCTGCCCGCCGAGGCCAAGGACTGGGCACGTATCACCTCGCCGCTCGCGACGATGTCCTGGCGGGACTTCGTCAAGCTCGCCCGCAAGGACACGCACCACGACTTCAAAAAACGCATGAAGCTCGTTCGCGAGATCCAGCAGATGTTCGCCAAGAGTGCGTCCTTCGCCGATCTTTCCGTCGCCGAATGGAAGGGCATCGCCGGCGTACTTGGCGGGATCGAAGCCGAGGCCGCCGGTCTCGACGACTTCGATTGGGGCTGGTTCGGATCCATGGGCGGCGCCGGCACATTCGCCGAGCGGATCGGCCAGCAGAACGCGGCCCTCGCCGCGGCGCTGGATTCGATCCCCAAGCGCGGAGCCGTCACGCAAACCCAGTTCAGCGTCTATGTCCAGGCGTTCACCGACGCCTTTTCCGGCTCGTCCCGGACCGCCCGGCTCGGGCCCGCGACCCGTCTGCTCGCCATGAAACGCCCGGACGTCTTCGTTTGCGTCAACGGCGGCAACAAGCCCGGCCTGGCGGTTGCGCTCGATTTTCGCCCAACGATGCTGACCCTCGACAATTATTGGGACTGGGTGATCGAGCCGATCCGCCAAGCGCCCTGGTACAATGCCGCCCGGCCCACGGGCCGCGACATGGAGCTGTGGGACGCGCGCGTCGCCATGCTCGATGCAATCTACTACGCGCCCACCACATAA
- a CDS encoding DUF2493 domain-containing protein, with the protein MTNFTNFADLASHIAASRGNDAQVETYEGAFLEHDEMAKMTIVDPAEKAEMPDPDQVRVAVEMMMATMFDVLRDTRMEEFASDLAWGFANSFHVVAKRIEGREDDAAKKLGDLARNYDPSESYAFELEDTQLLCQTLQGCREAMECMRDHAAEVYRVETGKPFSPVRGSRVSSALTASMVDARDYLASRARERREQFAPEGPVVAFSGGQVWEDVDLLWDGLDSIRARVPEMILATTAQAKGCDAVAHAWAASRGVKVIQFRLDKSQGNRAAFVRNDRILGLKPVEAVVCEGSGIQQNLAQKLRQAGVPLHIVRLAHQRIKQGA; encoded by the coding sequence ATGACCAACTTCACGAACTTCGCAGACCTTGCCAGCCACATCGCAGCGAGCCGCGGCAACGATGCCCAGGTTGAAACTTACGAGGGTGCGTTCCTCGAGCATGATGAAATGGCGAAGATGACCATCGTCGATCCGGCAGAAAAGGCTGAAATGCCCGATCCGGATCAGGTTCGCGTCGCCGTCGAAATGATGATGGCCACGATGTTCGATGTGCTGCGTGACACCCGCATGGAAGAGTTCGCCAGCGATCTCGCCTGGGGGTTCGCCAACAGCTTCCATGTGGTCGCCAAGCGGATCGAAGGCCGCGAGGATGACGCCGCCAAGAAGCTCGGTGACCTGGCGCGTAACTACGACCCCTCGGAAAGCTACGCCTTCGAACTCGAAGACACGCAGCTTCTCTGCCAGACGCTGCAGGGGTGCCGCGAGGCGATGGAGTGCATGCGCGACCATGCCGCCGAGGTCTACCGCGTCGAAACCGGCAAGCCCTTCTCGCCGGTCCGGGGAAGCCGGGTCTCGTCCGCTCTGACCGCCTCGATGGTCGACGCGCGCGACTATCTGGCCTCACGCGCACGGGAACGCCGCGAGCAGTTCGCGCCCGAAGGCCCGGTGGTTGCCTTCTCGGGAGGTCAGGTCTGGGAAGATGTCGACCTGCTCTGGGACGGTCTCGACAGCATCAGGGCACGCGTTCCAGAGATGATCCTTGCCACAACCGCGCAGGCCAAGGGCTGCGATGCGGTGGCCCACGCATGGGCGGCATCGCGCGGCGTCAAGGTCATCCAGTTCCGCCTCGACAAGAGCCAGGGGAACCGTGCGGCCTTCGTACGCAACGACCGCATCCTGGGTCTGAAGCCGGTCGAAGCCGTCGTCTGCGAAGGCTCGGGTATCCAGCAGAACCTCGCCCAGAAGCTGCGGCAGGCTGGCGTTCCGCTGCACATCGTCCGCCTCGCACACCAGCGCATCAAGCAGGGCGCGTGA
- a CDS encoding single-stranded DNA-binding protein — protein MNNVNLAGRVAKDPETRGSVTTLIVATDRVKLKDGKTYVDEATGYTAKETEFHKVTCFNGLARSGASRKKGDVVAISGSLHYSSWEDREGITRYGCEIRADKIDFF, from the coding sequence ATGAACAACGTCAATCTCGCCGGCCGTGTCGCCAAGGATCCCGAGACCCGCGGCAGCGTCACCACCCTCATCGTCGCAACCGACCGCGTGAAGCTCAAGGACGGCAAAACCTATGTCGACGAGGCCACCGGCTACACCGCCAAAGAGACCGAATTCCACAAGGTCACCTGCTTCAACGGCCTCGCCCGGTCCGGCGCCTCCCGCAAGAAGGGTGACGTTGTCGCGATCAGCGGCAGCCTGCATTATTCGAGCTGGGAGGATCGCGAAGGCATCACCCGCTACGGCTGCGAGATCCGGGCCGACAAGATCGACTTCTTCTGA
- a CDS encoding DUF736 domain-containing protein: MNIGTITQNASGTYTGKISTLTLAIVIALRTVQSANPRAPKFEILALSAARQWVQVGSLFELSSNSTGESFLNGKIEDPSLDKPLYISAFRQEDGSYNVVWSRPTRRRDAPTDTVAADDSLPPLPGAGETAPPASGDGLGESSAEGAFGGEAPAGGGRRRGRTPEMAD; encoded by the coding sequence ATGAACATCGGCACCATCACGCAGAACGCCAGCGGCACCTACACTGGCAAGATTTCGACCCTCACTCTCGCCATCGTGATCGCGCTGCGCACCGTCCAGTCCGCCAATCCGCGCGCTCCAAAATTCGAGATCCTCGCGCTCTCGGCCGCCCGTCAGTGGGTCCAGGTCGGATCGCTGTTCGAACTGTCGTCCAACTCGACCGGCGAGAGCTTCCTCAACGGCAAGATCGAGGATCCCAGCCTCGACAAGCCGCTCTACATCTCGGCCTTCCGCCAAGAGGACGGCTCGTACAACGTCGTCTGGTCCCGTCCCACCCGCCGGCGCGATGCGCCCACCGACACGGTTGCCGCCGACGACAGTCTGCCGCCGTTGCCGGGTGCCGGCGAAACCGCTCCGCCCGCCTCCGGTGACGGTCTGGGCGAGTCCTCGGCCGAAGGCGCTTTCGGCGGCGAGGCACCGGCTGGCGGCGGTCGTCGCCGTGGTCGCACGCCGGAAATGGCCGACTGA